A genomic segment from Candidatus Endomicrobium procryptotermitis encodes:
- a CDS encoding phosphoglycerate kinase: MKKTLKDIDVKGKKVLVRVDYNVPLDANLNITNDKRIAATLPTVQYLLEQNAAIILMAHLGRPKGKVAAEMSLKPVAPRLSELIGRPVKFIDGDCISQESKKAAADLKPGEILLLENLRFHPEEEGKNSAGEKDKAAMDAFAKELASLGEVFVQDAFGTVHRSHASTAGVVKYLKDAAAGFLVEKELKFLGEALDNPARPFLAILGGAKVSDKINVIENLLNKVNAIIIGGAMAYTFLKSQGVSTGTSLVEDDKLDLAAELLKKAKEKKIDFLLPVDHVIANKVDFANKAVPSDAVINITADEAIPEDFMGVDIGPKSIEEFAETIKSAKTVVWNGPLGIFEIDRFSKGTVEIAKLVAEATGEGATSVVGGGDSVSAVKKAGVDKKISHISTGGGASLEFLEGKELPGIEALPEK; encoded by the coding sequence ATGAAAAAAACGCTTAAAGACATTGATGTAAAAGGTAAAAAAGTTTTGGTGAGAGTAGATTATAACGTGCCTCTTGACGCTAATCTCAATATTACAAACGATAAAAGAATAGCTGCAACTCTTCCGACGGTACAATATCTTTTGGAACAAAATGCTGCAATAATTCTCATGGCTCATTTGGGCAGACCGAAAGGAAAAGTGGCAGCAGAAATGAGTTTAAAGCCTGTTGCGCCGCGTTTAAGCGAATTGATAGGAAGACCAGTCAAATTTATAGATGGAGACTGCATAAGTCAAGAGTCAAAAAAAGCTGCTGCGGATTTAAAACCCGGCGAAATTCTTTTGCTTGAAAATCTCAGATTTCATCCCGAAGAGGAAGGCAAGAATTCTGCAGGGGAAAAAGATAAAGCCGCTATGGACGCTTTTGCGAAAGAGCTTGCTTCTTTGGGTGAAGTTTTTGTTCAGGACGCTTTTGGAACGGTGCATAGGTCGCACGCTTCGACTGCCGGAGTAGTAAAATACCTAAAAGACGCAGCCGCGGGCTTTTTGGTGGAAAAAGAATTGAAATTTTTAGGCGAAGCTCTTGACAATCCCGCAAGACCATTTCTTGCGATTTTGGGTGGAGCAAAAGTTTCAGATAAGATAAATGTCATAGAAAATCTTTTAAATAAAGTAAACGCGATAATTATCGGTGGTGCTATGGCATATACGTTTTTGAAATCGCAGGGAGTAAGCACAGGCACTTCTTTAGTTGAAGACGATAAACTTGACTTGGCTGCGGAACTTCTTAAAAAAGCAAAAGAAAAAAAAATAGATTTTCTCTTGCCAGTCGATCATGTCATCGCAAATAAAGTCGATTTTGCAAACAAAGCGGTTCCGTCGGATGCTGTCATTAACATTACAGCTGACGAAGCTATTCCCGAAGATTTTATGGGCGTTGATATAGGTCCGAAATCCATTGAAGAATTTGCCGAAACCATCAAGTCGGCTAAAACGGTAGTTTGGAACGGACCTTTGGGGATATTTGAAATCGACAGATTTTCAAAAGGAACAGTCGAAATAGCCAAACTCGTAGCGGAAGCTACTGGAGAAGGAGCGACTTCCGTTGTTGGAGGAGGAGATTCGGTCTCTGCTGTAAAGAAAGCAGGTGTTGATAAAAAGATTTCACATATTTCAACCGGCGGTGGAGCTTCTTTAGAATTTTTGGAAGGAAAAGAACTTCCAGGAATTG
- the gap gene encoding type I glyceraldehyde-3-phosphate dehydrogenase, translated as MAVKVAINGFGRIGRLSFRQMFGVEGYEVVAINDLTSPKMLAHLLKYDSAQGTYALADKIKFTDNSIIVDGKEITIYAEKDAKALPWRKLGVDVVLECTGFYTSKAKSQAHIDAGAKKVVISAPAGDDIPTVVYNVNHKILTAKDNIISAASCTTNCLAPMAKALNDYAAVQSGIMITIHAYTGDQMTLDGPHPKGDLRRARAAAENIVPNSTGAAKAIGLVIPELNKKLIGSAQRVPVKTGSSTILIAVVKGKDITKDSINAAMKKASNESFGYTEEELVSSDVIGIAYGSLFDATQTTAIKVDDDTYQVQVVSWYDNENSYTSQMVRTIKYFAEVK; from the coding sequence ATGGCAGTAAAAGTTGCAATTAACGGTTTCGGAAGAATTGGAAGATTGTCGTTCAGACAGATGTTCGGCGTAGAAGGGTATGAAGTCGTTGCTATTAACGATTTGACAAGCCCTAAAATGCTGGCTCATTTATTGAAATATGATTCGGCTCAGGGAACATACGCTCTTGCTGACAAAATAAAATTTACCGACAATTCTATTATTGTTGATGGAAAAGAAATCACGATTTATGCGGAAAAAGATGCAAAAGCTCTTCCGTGGAGAAAGCTTGGCGTTGACGTAGTGCTTGAATGTACCGGATTTTATACGTCAAAAGCAAAATCTCAGGCTCATATCGATGCAGGCGCAAAGAAAGTCGTCATTTCAGCTCCTGCAGGGGACGATATTCCTACGGTAGTATATAATGTCAATCATAAAATACTGACTGCCAAAGACAATATAATTTCAGCTGCTTCATGCACGACAAACTGCCTTGCCCCTATGGCAAAAGCGCTCAACGATTATGCAGCCGTTCAGAGCGGTATCATGATTACGATTCATGCTTATACAGGCGATCAAATGACGCTTGATGGACCTCATCCCAAAGGAGATTTGAGAAGAGCAAGAGCCGCTGCAGAAAATATTGTCCCGAATTCAACGGGAGCTGCAAAGGCGATAGGTTTGGTAATTCCAGAGCTTAACAAAAAACTTATCGGTTCTGCACAGAGAGTTCCTGTAAAAACAGGTTCAAGCACAATTTTGATAGCAGTCGTAAAAGGCAAAGACATAACAAAAGATTCTATAAATGCCGCTATGAAAAAAGCCTCTAATGAATCTTTTGGATATACTGAAGAAGAGCTGGTATCATCTGATGTCATAGGAATAGCTTACGGTTCTTTGTTTGATGCTACTCAGACGACGGCAATTAAAGTTGATGACGATACGTATCAAGTTCAGGTCGTCTCATGGTATGACAACGAAAACAGTTACACAAGCCAGATGGTCAGAACAATAAAATATTTTGCAGAAGTAAAATAA